One Panicum virgatum strain AP13 chromosome 3N, P.virgatum_v5, whole genome shotgun sequence DNA segment encodes these proteins:
- the LOC120663332 gene encoding putative CCR4-associated factor 1 homolog 3, which translates to MLSMKASAAPAMFPLAPPPPPPRVVQLLPLPPPAAPYNKYNHAVAAPPVLGVQIRQVTAANYEAELDAIGSLLARYPFVAIDQSRARGVASAAFAAKLAAILSSRRGRGELTWAAFGGAYDFAYLVKMLAGGRPLPGTWHEFVAQARALLGGRLFDAKYMAEHCECADLCGGLRRVAARLSVQRRDSPEPPPPACLAGGKSHSACRIYTAMRRRILYRDGGASHQGLIDGLHH; encoded by the coding sequence ATGCTCTCCATGAAGGCCAGCGCCGCTCCAGCCATGTTCCCgctcgcgcctccgccgccaccgccgcgtgtAGTtcagctgctgccgctgccgccgccggcggccccgtATAACAAGTACAACCACGCCGTGGCGGCACCACCCGTGCTCGGTGTCCAGATCAGACAGGTCACGGCGGCAAACTACGAAGCGGAGCTGGATGCTATCGGCTCGCTGCTCGCGAGGTACCCCTTCGTCGCCATCGACCAGtcccgcgcgcgcggcgtggcCTCCGCGGCGTTCGCGGCCAAGCTCGCCGCCATCCTGTcgtcgcggcgggggcggggcgagCTGACGTGGGCGGCGTTCGGCGGCGCGTACGACTTCGCGTACCTGGTGAAGAtgctcgccggcgggcggccgcTGCCGGGGACCTGGCACGAGTTCGTGGCGCAGGCGAGGGCCCTCCTCGGCGGGCGACTGTTCGACGCCAAGTACATGGCGGAGCACTGCGAGTGCGCGGACCTGTGCGGGGGCCTCAGGCGCGTGGCCGCCAGGCTCTCCGTGCAGCGGAGGGACTccccggagccgccgccgccggcgtgcctgGCTGGCGGGAAGAGCCACAGCGCCTGCCGCATCTACACGGCGATGAGGAGGCGCATCCTGTACCGTGACGGCGGCGCCAGCCATCAAGGCCTCATCGATGGCTTGCACCACTGA
- the LOC120665558 gene encoding stromal 70 kDa heat shock-related protein, chloroplastic, which produces MATTTFPTSTPFFAAHHGPRRSRPSVSAAVYSRSRRWRPLRVACEKVVGIDLGTTNSAVAAMEGGKPTIVTNAEGARTTPSVVAYTKSGDRLVGQIAKRQAVVNPENTFFSVKRFIGRKMNEVDEESKQVSYRVIRDDNGNVKLDCPAIGKQFAAEEISAQVLRKLVDDASKFLNDKVTKAVITVPAYFNDSQRTATKDAGRIAGLEVLRIINEPTAASLAYGFEKKNNETILVFDLGGGTFDVSVLEVGDGVFEVLSTSGDTHLGGDDFDKRIVDWLAGNFKNDEGIDLLKDKQALQRLTEAAEKAKMELSSLTQTNISLPFITATADGPKHIETTLTRAKFEELCSDLLDRLKTPVDNALRDAKLQFKDIDEVILVGGSTRIPAVQELVKKMTGKDPNVTVNPDEVVALGAAVQAGVLSGDVSDIVLLDVTPLSLGLETLGGVMTKIIPRNTTLPTSKSEVFSTAADGQTSVEINVLQGEREFVRDNKSLGSFRLDGIPPAPRGVPQIEVKFDIDANGILSVTAVDKGTGKKQDITITGASTLPKDEVERMVNEAEKFAKEDKEKRDAIDTKNQAESVIYQTEKQLKELGDKVPGDVKGKVESKLQELKDAVAGGSTQTIKDALSALNQEVMQLGQSLYSQQGAPGAGPAPGADATAGSSEKPGDEGDVIDADFTDSK; this is translated from the exons ATGGCGACCACTACCTTCCCCACCTCGACTCCCTTCTTCGCGGCCCATCACGGGCCCCGCCGGAGCCGCCCCTCAGTATCCGCCGCGGTCTACAGCCGGAGCCGCCGGTGGCGCCCGCTGCGGGTGGCGTGCGAGAAGGTGGTGGGAATCGACCTGGGCACCACCAACTCCGCGGTGGCTGCCATGGAGGGCGGCAAGCCTACGATCGTCACCAACGCGGAGGGCGCGCGGACCACGCCCTCCGTCGTGGCGTACACCAAGTCCGGCGACCGCCTCGTGGGCCAGATCGCCAAGCGCCAGGCCGTCGTGAACCCGGAGAACACATTCTTCTCCGTCAAGCGGTTCATCGGACGAAAGATGAACGAGGTCGACGAGGAGTCCAAGCAGGTCTCCTACCGCGTCATAAGGGATGACAATGGCAACGTCAAGCTAGACTGCCCGGCGATTGGCAAGCAATTCGCTGCCGAGGAGATCTCTGCGCAG GTGCTTAGAAAGCTGGTGGATGACGCATCAAAGTTTTTGAATGACAAGGTCACAAAGGCAGTGATCACAGTTCCTGCTTACTTCAATGACTCACAAAGGACAGCAACAAAAGATGCTGGCCGAATTGCTGGGCTGGAGGTTCTACGTATTATAAATGAGCCTACGGCAGCATCACTAGCTTATGGTTTTGAGAAAAAGAACAATGAAACAATTCTGGTTTTCGACCTTGGAGGTGGCACCTTCGATGTTTCAG TACTCGAAGTTGGTGATGGTGTTTTTGAGGTGCTGTCGACATCGGGTGACACTCACCTTGGTGGTGATGACTTTGACAAG AGAATTGTCGACTGGCTGGCTGGAAACTTCAAGAATGATGAGGGTATTGACTTGCTGAAAGATAAGCAAGCTCTGCAGCGACTTACAGAAGCTGCTGAAAAGGCAAAGATGGAGCTATCATCCCTGACCCAAACAAATATTAG TTTGCCTTTTATTACAGCTACTGCGGATGGTCCCAAGCATATTGAGACAACTCTTACCAGGGCTAAATTTGAGGAGCTGTGCTCAGATCTCCTTGACAG GCTGAAGACCCCCGTGGACAATGCCCTCCGGGATGCGAAGTTGCAATTCAAAGACATAGATGAGGTCATTCTTGTTGGTGGTTCAACTAGAATACCAGCTGTTCAAGAGCTTGTCAAGAAAATGACTGGAAAGGACCCCAATGTGACTGTCAACCCGGATGAGGTTGTTGCACTTGGAGCAGCTGTGCAG GCAGGAGTTTTGTCGGGCGATGTCAGTGACATTGTCCTTCTTGATGTCACCCCTTTGTCACTTGGTTTGGAGACACTGGGTGGTGTTATGACCAAGATTATCCCAAGGAACACAACACTGCCTACCTCAAAGTCAGAAGTCTTCTCAACTGCTGCTGACGGGCAGACCAGTGTGGagatcaatgttctccaaggaGAAAGAGAGTTTGTTCGGGACAACAAGTCTCTTGGTAGTTTCCGACTTGATGGGATTCCTCCTGCCCCACGTGGTGTTCCACAGATTGAAGTCAAGTTTGACATTGATGCCAACGGAATCCTCTCTGTCACTGCGGTGGACAAGGGCACAGGGAAGAAGCAGGACATCACAATCACTGGGGCCAGCACATTGCCAAAGGATGAG GTCGAGAGGATGGTTAATGAAGCTGAGAAATTCGCGAAGGAGGACAAGGAGAAGAGAGATGCCATCGACACCAAGAACCAAGCTGAGTCAGTTATCTATCAGACTGAGAAGCAATTGAAGGAGCTCGGTGATAAGGTCCCAGGGGATGTTAAGGGGAAGGTGGAGTCGAAGCTGCAGGAGCTCAAGGATGCTGTTGCTGGTGGCTCCACACAGACGATAAAGGATGCTTTGAGTGCATTGAACCAGGAAGTCATGCAGCTTGGGCAATCGCTCTACAGCCAGCAGGGTGCCCCAGGAGCTGGCCCTGCCCCAGGGGCTGACGCCACTGCTGGTTCATCTGAGAAGCCTGGTGATGAAGGTGATGTCATTGATGCCGATTTTACCGACAGCAAATGA
- the LOC120665559 gene encoding chitinase 2-like, with protein sequence MSTPGAPSPSATATAVLWVVVLAAAAASSAARAQQCGSQAGGALCGDCLCCSRFGFCGSTDPYCGAGCQSQCTGCAPGGAGVSSVLPRDLFERLLLHRNDAACPARGFYTYDAFLAAAAAFPAFGATGGDEQRKREVAAFLGQTSHETTGGWPAAPDGPFSWGYCFKQERTPPSDYCDPRPEWPCAPGKKYFGRGPIQLSFNYNYGPAGRAIGVDLLSNPDLVATDPVVSFKTALWFWMTARDNKPSCHAVITGQWAPTAADRAAGRGAPGYGVVTNVINGGLECGHGTDPRVADRIGFYKRYCDAFRIGYGSGDLDCGGQRPFNAAVAVAGLASQ encoded by the exons ATGTCAACACCGGGTGCCCCGAGCCCGTCCGCGACAGCGACGGCTGTCCTGTGGGTCGTcgtcctggccgccgccgcggcgtcgtcgGCCGCGCGCGCCCAGCAGTGCGGGTcgcaggccggcggcgcgttGTGCGGCGACTGCCTCTGCTGCAGCCGCTTCGGCTTCTGCGGCTCCACCGACCCGTACTGCGGCGCCGGCTGCCAGAGCCAGTGCACCGGCTGCGCCCCCGGAGGCGCCGGCGTGTCGTCCGTGCTGCCGCGGGACCTCTTCGagcggctcctcctccaccgcaacGACGCCGCGTGCCCCGCGCGCGGGTTCTACACCTACGACgcgttcctcgccgccgcggccgccttccCGGCCTTCGGCGCGACGGGCGGCGACGAGCAGCGGAAGCGGGAGGTCGCCGCGTTCCTGGGCCAGACCTCCCACGAGACCACCGGCGGGtggccggccgcgcccgacggGCCCTTCTCGTGGGGCTACTGCTTCAAGCAGGAGCGGACCCCGCCGTCCGACTACTGCGACCCGCGGCCGGAGTGGCCGTGCGCGCCCGGCAAGAAGTACTTCGGCCGCGGCCCCATCCAGCTCTCCTT CAACTACAACTACGGGCCGGCGGGGAGGGCCATCGGCGTGGACCTCCTCAGCAACCCGGACCTCGTCGCGACGGACCCCGTGGTTTCCTTCAAGACGGCGCTGTGGTTCTGGATGACCGCGCGGGACAACAAGCCGTCGTGCCACGCCGTCATCACGGGGCAGTGGGCGCCCACGGCCGCGGAcagggcggccggccggggcgcgcCCGGTTACGGCGTGGTCACCAACGTCATCAACGGCGGGCTCGAGTGCGGCCACGGCACGGACCCCCGGGTCGCCGATCGGATCGGCTTCTACAAGCGCTACTGCGACGCCTTCCGCATCGGGTACGGGAGCGGCGACCTCGACTGCGGCGGCCAGCGGCCGTTCAACGCCGCGGTGGCGGTCGCCGGCCTGGCGTCGCAGTGA
- the LOC120665561 gene encoding endo-1,3;1,4-beta-D-glucanase-like has translation MASRHCFENPPALDPSCGGGEVVDDFGGQKAYVAGSVVLVSDAFGFEAPKLREIADKVASGGYFVVVPDFLHGDPYEPNNPNPLQWLQAHDPEKAFEEAKPVIAALKEKGMSTIGAAGYCWGAKVVAELAKAREIQAAVMSHPSLVTVDDIKVISEVRCPICVLGAEIDRFSPQELVKQFEQVLSANCAVAHFVKIFPGVTHGWAVRYSDDDEAAVKSAEEAFADMTGWFDKHLK, from the exons ATGGCGAGCCGGCACTGCTTTGAGAACCCGCCGGCGCTGGACCCATCATGCGGAGGGGGCGAGGTCGTAGACGACTTCGGCGGACAGAAGGCCTACGTCGCCGGGTCCGTCGTTCTCGTCTCCGACGCCTTCG GATTTGAAGCGCCAAAGCTGAG GGAGATAGCAGATAAAGTTGCTTCGGGCGGTTACTTTGTTGTGGTGCCAGATTTCCTGCATGGGGATCCATATGAACCCAACAATCCCAATCCTTTACAGTGGCTGCAAGCACATGATCCG GAAAAAGCATTTGAGGAGGCAAAACCAGTTATTGCTGCTCTAAAGGAGAAGGGGATGTCTACTATTGGAGCTGCAGGTTATTGCTGGGGTG CGAAGGTAGTCGCCGAGTTGGCTAAAGCTCGTGAGATCCAGGCTGCTGTGATGTCGCACCCTTCGTTAGTTACTGTTGATGATATCAAAG TAATATCAGAAGTCAGATGCCCGATTTGTGTACTTGGAGCTGAGATTGACCGATTCTCCCCTCAAGAATTAGTCAAGCAGTTCGAGCAGGTTCTTTCCGCAAACTGTGCG GTTGCTCACTTTGTCAAGATTTTTCCTGGCGTCACCCATGGGTGGGCGGTGAGATACAGTGACGATGATGAGGCCGCTGTTAAGAGCGCTGAGGAAGCCTTTGCTGACATGACCGGCTGGTTTGATAAACACCTGAAATGA
- the LOC120667722 gene encoding endo-1,3;1,4-beta-D-glucanase-like: MARAAQKAFEEAKPVIAAIKKKGVSNIGAAGYCWGAKVVVELVKVHEIQAAVLFHPSLLIVDDIKEVKCPISILGAEIDKTSPPELLKQFEQVHSAKSGFPE, encoded by the exons CAAAAAGCATTTGAAGAGGCAAAACCAGTAATTGCTGCTATAAAGAAGAAGGGAGTGTCGAACATAGGGGCTGCTGGCTATTGTTGGGGTG CAAAGGTGGTTGTGGAGCTGGTGAAAGTTCATGAGATCCAGGCTGCTGTATTGTTTCATCCTTCTTTACTAATTGTTGATGACATCAAAG AGGTCAAATGTCCCATTTCTATACTTGGAGCTGAAATCGACAAAACATCCCCGCCTGAATTGTTAAAGCAGTTTGAGCAGGTTCATTCAGCTAAATCTGGG TTCCCAGAGTAG